One part of the Deinococcus humi genome encodes these proteins:
- a CDS encoding ATP-binding protein, producing the protein MTSRPSWRLNLLGAPLLHRPDGPSIHPEKNLLALLTYVALEGPTTRSRLAGLLWPETLESAARNNLVHLLRRMVRAHGGELISSSDIVRLHDTVQVDVHEFMETAGSSLDAAISMPNLLEGVEFDGRPELADWLLAWRERLAATYTDALERLAGHHEAAGDYPLALTVTQRLVDAVPVSEEGYRRLIRLHYLSGDRGAALAAFERCRVVLWREFRAEPTPETLEVAREVERGGKIATIGRRRTRLPLSVLRPPTLVGREREWAVMEDAWARGRGIILSGEPGVGKTRLALDFLDAHGGGMRFEGRPGDTGLPYATHARTFRQVIEAYPDLELKPWVRDELSRLLPELNGDPAPLESQEQKLRFWNAKVEMIGSAVRRGLSAMVFDDLQFMDEASIEAGGFVFANLGWGSLDAAYRTIHIFRKGELKETQARMLDTLLGAGLVTLVEVAPLDGGNVERLVEQLDLPGSATLASEMGRVTGGNPLLILEAARGLHEAYAQGEEMPMSLPMPATANAVISSRFARLSATALQVARAAAVLESDFDLELVSEMLRAPLLDVAAAWQELEEAQVMAGERFTHDLIQEAVVASIPASLRKLLSRSAARALAQQDVAPARVARFWQAGGNFKEAAPLLEQAANAALARLRPIESVAFYEQAADMYEASGEVETAFETLIRAAESPWRSEHVEALGPILDRLDRLARTSTQQARLQARRAAHALGVGRPDDAQRAATRGLALLSNLPSDVVQAALYRELLLAQALLGRREEMENTIEQLTHRRGATEMELALDDAAIGGAWLRLNQFALAEAPIRRAITRFDHLGDAYRTVWTMHGLAYALDYGRGDLGGALSLRLDLHRRLEQAYAPTLHRANLTELGFTCMRLRQYDDALKWLMQARAYEVQSGENASSTHRTMAELYWTMGAYGACEVAAQQALSHPDSRDRGASWAWLHVGRLRAMRGDQKGAGEAYAHLSEALVEFDEPNVRVLLLLAQAELQTPEAAHDLTVQALEIARSEGTAELQTGALAASAQTLLTLGRIEEAQIRSREAAMRMPHLAPFDDPARPWLVLYRVLLACGNPETQSVLRQATDWLDDTVRRVPVEFQQVFLDEHVTNGQLRRLASASTPN; encoded by the coding sequence ATGACGTCTCGTCCCTCCTGGCGGCTGAATCTGCTTGGCGCGCCGCTCCTCCACCGCCCGGATGGTCCATCAATCCATCCAGAAAAGAACCTGCTGGCCCTGCTGACCTATGTGGCCCTCGAAGGCCCCACCACCCGGTCGCGTCTGGCGGGCTTGCTGTGGCCCGAGACCTTGGAAAGTGCCGCGCGTAATAACCTCGTTCATCTTCTAAGGCGTATGGTGCGGGCCCACGGTGGGGAACTAATTTCCTCGTCTGACATCGTTCGACTTCACGATACAGTTCAGGTTGACGTCCACGAGTTCATGGAGACTGCCGGGTCCAGTCTGGACGCGGCAATCTCCATGCCAAATTTGCTAGAAGGTGTGGAGTTCGATGGGCGCCCTGAACTGGCCGACTGGCTGCTGGCATGGCGCGAGCGGCTTGCGGCGACGTATACCGATGCCCTCGAGCGTTTGGCTGGGCATCACGAGGCGGCAGGCGACTACCCCCTGGCACTCACAGTAACGCAAAGGCTCGTCGACGCTGTGCCAGTTTCCGAAGAAGGCTACCGTCGCCTGATCCGGCTGCACTACCTTTCCGGCGACCGGGGTGCCGCCCTAGCCGCATTCGAGCGGTGTCGCGTAGTGCTGTGGCGCGAATTCAGAGCCGAGCCCACACCAGAGACGCTGGAGGTTGCGCGAGAGGTGGAGCGCGGCGGGAAGATCGCGACAATTGGACGGCGCCGAACTCGCCTACCGCTAAGCGTGCTCCGTCCGCCGACGCTGGTCGGCCGTGAACGTGAATGGGCCGTCATGGAAGATGCGTGGGCGCGTGGGCGCGGCATCATCCTGAGCGGTGAGCCGGGCGTCGGCAAGACCAGACTCGCCCTGGATTTCCTCGATGCGCATGGGGGCGGGATGCGCTTCGAAGGTCGGCCAGGAGATACAGGGCTGCCGTACGCGACGCACGCCCGGACGTTCCGGCAGGTCATCGAAGCGTACCCGGACCTTGAGCTCAAGCCGTGGGTGCGCGACGAGCTCTCGCGGCTCCTGCCCGAATTGAATGGTGACCCTGCGCCTCTTGAATCGCAAGAACAGAAATTGCGCTTCTGGAATGCGAAGGTGGAGATGATTGGCAGCGCAGTGCGGCGGGGCCTGAGCGCCATGGTCTTTGATGATCTGCAGTTCATGGACGAAGCCTCTATCGAGGCTGGCGGCTTCGTCTTTGCCAATCTGGGGTGGGGGAGCCTGGATGCGGCTTACCGGACCATCCATATTTTCCGCAAGGGGGAGCTTAAGGAGACGCAGGCGCGCATGCTTGACACGCTGCTCGGCGCTGGATTGGTGACCTTGGTGGAAGTCGCGCCGCTTGACGGCGGGAACGTCGAGCGCCTTGTTGAACAGCTCGACCTGCCTGGATCGGCTACTCTCGCCTCGGAGATGGGGCGAGTGACGGGGGGCAATCCCCTGCTGATCTTGGAGGCGGCTCGGGGCCTTCACGAAGCCTATGCTCAGGGGGAGGAGATGCCCATGTCCCTGCCCATGCCTGCCACGGCAAACGCCGTGATTTCCTCACGGTTCGCGCGGCTGTCTGCCACGGCGCTCCAGGTGGCGCGGGCCGCCGCGGTCCTGGAGAGTGACTTCGACCTCGAGCTGGTGTCGGAGATGCTCCGCGCGCCACTGCTGGATGTCGCCGCTGCCTGGCAGGAACTGGAGGAAGCGCAGGTGATGGCTGGAGAGCGTTTCACGCATGACTTGATTCAAGAGGCGGTGGTGGCGTCGATTCCTGCGTCGCTGCGAAAACTCCTCAGCCGCAGCGCAGCACGAGCGCTTGCACAACAAGACGTTGCCCCAGCGCGTGTGGCACGCTTCTGGCAGGCCGGTGGAAATTTCAAGGAGGCCGCCCCTCTGCTCGAGCAGGCTGCAAACGCCGCGCTCGCCAGATTACGCCCCATCGAGTCGGTGGCGTTCTACGAGCAGGCCGCCGACATGTACGAAGCGAGCGGTGAGGTTGAGACGGCCTTCGAGACACTCATCCGGGCTGCGGAGAGCCCGTGGCGGTCTGAGCACGTTGAGGCCCTTGGTCCCATTCTGGACCGGCTTGATCGTCTGGCGCGGACAAGCACGCAGCAGGCCCGGCTGCAAGCGAGGCGCGCGGCACACGCCCTGGGCGTTGGGCGTCCAGACGATGCCCAGCGGGCCGCCACACGCGGCCTTGCGCTGCTCAGCAATCTACCCTCCGATGTTGTGCAGGCCGCGCTCTACCGTGAGCTCCTCCTGGCACAGGCTCTCCTGGGCCGACGGGAAGAAATGGAAAACACGATTGAGCAGCTCACACATCGTCGCGGCGCAACTGAGATGGAACTGGCGCTTGACGACGCTGCGATTGGTGGTGCCTGGCTGAGGCTGAACCAGTTTGCTCTGGCTGAGGCGCCGATCCGCCGCGCCATTACCAGGTTCGATCACTTGGGCGACGCCTACCGCACCGTATGGACAATGCATGGGCTGGCGTACGCACTCGATTATGGCAGGGGAGACCTCGGCGGCGCCCTGAGCCTGCGCCTGGACCTTCACCGCCGTTTGGAACAGGCATACGCGCCGACACTTCACCGTGCCAATCTGACAGAGCTGGGCTTCACCTGTATGCGGCTGCGCCAGTACGATGATGCGCTGAAATGGCTCATGCAGGCCAGGGCGTACGAGGTACAGAGTGGTGAGAATGCCTCATCCACACACCGGACGATGGCCGAACTGTACTGGACCATGGGGGCTTACGGTGCCTGCGAAGTGGCGGCGCAACAGGCGCTAAGTCATCCGGACTCGAGAGACCGTGGGGCCTCCTGGGCATGGTTGCACGTAGGCCGACTGCGGGCAATGCGCGGAGATCAGAAAGGAGCAGGTGAGGCGTACGCGCACCTCTCAGAAGCCCTTGTCGAGTTTGATGAACCGAACGTCCGGGTGTTGCTCCTGCTCGCACAGGCCGAGCTCCAAACGCCTGAAGCGGCACATGACCTCACAGTGCAGGCTTTGGAGATTGCCCGGAGTGAAGGCACTGCGGAGCTCCAAACGGGTGCTCTCGCCGCATCCGCGCAGACATTGCTGACCCTTGGACGAATCGAAGAAGCGCAGATTCGAAGCAGAGAGGCGGCAATGCGAATGCCACATCTGGCGCCCTTTGACGATCCCGCCCGCCCGTGGCTGGTGCTCTACCGCGTTCTGCTCGCATGTGGGAACCCGGAAACTCAAAGCGTTCTGAGGCAAGCCACGGATTGGCTCGACGATACCGTGAGACGTGTCCCCGTCGAGTTTCAGCAGGTCTTTCTGGATGAACATGTCACCAACGGGCAACTGCGTCGGCTTGCGTCTGCGTCAACGCCGAACTGA
- a CDS encoding ParB/RepB/Spo0J family partition protein, which produces MTRPKRDVSKLAGLLTLAAEAGRPATREVTSLPVTLLSPGAGQPRRAFDPVRLEQLTISIRERGVLQPLLVRPVGESYEIVAGERRWRAAQQAGLQEVPVLVRELTLEEAQQLALIENLQREDLNAVDEVDAKLALVALTLGVTPGEARSRLLQMLREPPGDDHAQIEGLFQVLGETWTYFAKNKLRILNWPPAILTAVRTGLPFTVAGVIVTAPPEAQADLLEQAKNGSSREELRQAIKTLKAQTASSHQFRIRQIARALSSTRWIGQLDVRQQKALDRWLEQMPETLKEALKP; this is translated from the coding sequence ATGACCCGTCCCAAACGTGATGTCAGTAAGTTGGCAGGTCTCCTCACGCTGGCCGCAGAGGCAGGGCGGCCAGCCACAAGGGAAGTGACGTCTCTGCCAGTCACACTGCTGAGTCCTGGCGCCGGCCAGCCCAGACGCGCCTTTGATCCTGTCAGGCTTGAGCAGCTGACCATCAGCATTCGTGAACGGGGTGTGCTTCAACCTCTACTCGTGCGGCCCGTCGGCGAGAGTTACGAGATCGTGGCGGGAGAGCGGCGGTGGCGCGCTGCGCAGCAGGCTGGTCTTCAAGAGGTGCCTGTCCTGGTCCGGGAGCTTACGCTGGAGGAAGCGCAGCAGCTGGCCCTGATTGAAAACCTGCAGCGCGAAGACCTTAACGCAGTCGATGAGGTGGATGCCAAGCTGGCGTTGGTGGCCCTGACGCTGGGCGTCACGCCTGGCGAGGCCCGCTCCCGTCTGCTGCAAATGCTTCGGGAGCCGCCGGGTGACGATCACGCGCAAATTGAAGGTCTTTTTCAGGTGCTTGGCGAAACGTGGACCTACTTTGCCAAGAACAAGCTCAGGATCCTCAACTGGCCTCCTGCCATCCTCACTGCCGTCCGGACAGGTCTCCCTTTCACGGTCGCTGGCGTCATCGTCACAGCCCCACCTGAAGCCCAAGCGGACCTGCTCGAACAAGCTAAGAATGGCTCAAGCCGTGAGGAGCTTCGTCAGGCCATTAAAACACTGAAGGCTCAGACCGCCTCTTCCCATCAGTTTAGGATCAGGCAGATAGCCCGGGCGCTCAGCTCCACGCGCTGGATCGGACAGCTCGACGTCAGGCAGCAAAAAGCACTGGACCGCTGGTTGGAACAAATGCCCGAAACATTGAAAGAAGCCCTCAAGCCCTAA
- a CDS encoding ParA family protein, protein MKTATLFNHAGGAGKTSITLNAGYELAHSGLRVLLIDLDPQANLTTWLGVEDAELSETVHPVATEGRPLPQPRHVHGLDLIPSRVDLALAEAIMPGRIAAELSLHQVLQPIQDRYDVVLIDSPPSVGKLAALGALASDTLIVPIPTRNKGINALPGLSAVMNMYHGLRPNLHVALYVPTMYDARRGHDRDMLELIRTQLSPVADPLPQRESIWMDSGLAGIPVSAFAPKSKVAEDVRQLTRQIAEVLDLPYVETTV, encoded by the coding sequence ATGAAAACCGCAACCCTCTTTAACCACGCTGGCGGTGCTGGAAAGACCAGTATCACCCTGAATGCGGGGTACGAGCTGGCCCATTCAGGCCTGCGCGTGCTGCTCATCGACCTCGATCCGCAGGCGAATCTGACCACCTGGTTGGGCGTCGAGGACGCTGAGCTCAGCGAAACGGTCCATCCTGTCGCAACGGAGGGACGTCCGCTTCCGCAGCCCCGCCACGTTCATGGCCTGGATTTGATTCCCTCGCGGGTCGATCTGGCACTGGCCGAGGCCATCATGCCCGGAAGAATTGCGGCCGAACTCTCCCTTCACCAAGTCCTCCAACCCATTCAGGACCGCTATGACGTTGTGCTGATCGACAGCCCACCCAGCGTTGGAAAATTGGCCGCGCTCGGTGCCCTGGCCTCGGATACATTGATCGTCCCCATTCCTACACGCAATAAAGGCATCAATGCTCTGCCTGGATTGAGCGCGGTCATGAACATGTATCACGGCTTACGCCCCAACCTGCACGTGGCCCTGTATGTGCCTACCATGTATGACGCCCGGCGTGGCCATGACCGGGACATGCTTGAGTTGATTCGCACTCAGCTGTCTCCAGTTGCCGACCCCTTGCCGCAACGTGAATCGATCTGGATGGACAGCGGACTCGCTGGAATTCCCGTCAGCGCTTTCGCGCCCAAAAGCAAGGTGGCCGAGGACGTCCGTCAGCTGACTCGGCAGATAGCCGAGGTCCTCGACCTGCCCTACGTGGAGACCACCGTATGA
- a CDS encoding GNAT family N-acetyltransferase, producing the protein MTPRIRAYRPEDRAACLVLFDANTPESFLPHERSEFEAWLDGEDGPGEYLVVEGSCGVEACGGVWFSQEMQRPAGFAWGMVHPERQRQGIGTLLARARLARLRALDYTQAALDTSQSTAPFYARLGFREVRRTPDGCGPGVDRVDMIAEL; encoded by the coding sequence ATGACCCCGAGAATTCGTGCCTACCGCCCTGAGGACCGCGCCGCCTGCCTGGTTCTTTTTGATGCCAATACCCCTGAGTCTTTCCTGCCGCATGAACGCTCGGAATTCGAGGCGTGGCTGGATGGTGAAGATGGCCCTGGTGAGTATCTGGTGGTGGAAGGCTCCTGCGGCGTGGAGGCTTGCGGAGGGGTGTGGTTCAGTCAGGAGATGCAGCGTCCAGCAGGTTTTGCATGGGGGATGGTTCACCCAGAGCGACAGCGGCAAGGAATCGGGACGTTGCTGGCCAGAGCGCGTCTGGCGCGGTTGCGCGCTTTGGATTACACACAGGCCGCGCTGGACACGAGCCAGAGCACGGCGCCGTTCTATGCGCGGTTGGGATTCAGGGAAGTGCGGCGCACCCCGGACGGCTGCGGTCCAGGGGTGGATCGCGTGGACATGATTGCTGAGCTTTGA
- a CDS encoding winged helix-turn-helix transcriptional regulator — translation MTNEKVGSAGDHVAPSDQTDPELDVLVREIIGRVADKWTMLILETLEEGGRLRFTQLGELVGGISQKMLTKTLRQMEADGLLTRTVYPVIPPKVDYELTELGRNLSSAFCGVWLWAERYREDIARARQSFTQRAEHARDKPA, via the coding sequence GTGACAAACGAAAAAGTAGGCTCTGCGGGCGACCATGTCGCTCCATCCGACCAGACAGACCCCGAGTTGGACGTCCTGGTGCGCGAGATCATCGGGCGGGTGGCCGACAAATGGACCATGCTGATTCTGGAAACGTTGGAGGAGGGTGGTCGCCTTCGGTTTACCCAACTGGGCGAACTGGTGGGCGGCATCAGCCAGAAGATGCTAACCAAGACCCTGCGTCAGATGGAAGCTGACGGCCTGTTGACGCGCACGGTCTACCCGGTCATTCCTCCAAAAGTGGATTACGAATTAACCGAGCTGGGGCGCAATCTGAGCTCGGCCTTTTGCGGGGTGTGGCTCTGGGCTGAGCGTTATCGAGAGGATATCGCGCGTGCGCGGCAAAGCTTTACGCAACGTGCAGAACACGCCAGAGACAAACCAGCTTAG
- a CDS encoding SDR family oxidoreductase — MQMTGNTMVITGGNSGIGRALATAFKELGNTVIITGRNQKTLDETVAAHPGMKAVALDVNNETDVRRVAARLMEEYPALNTVIHNAGIMQEEDLKSGETAAAVLQITTNLLGPILFNSALLPHLLKQPNATILTVSSGLAFVPLSLNPTYSATKAAIHAYTQAMRYQLADTPVQVIELVPPYVRTGLQGERQANDPHAMPLDEYVAETMKLLRQQPEAEEVLVERVQPQRFAEKSGEYAAFFQRMNDTLTTARKS; from the coding sequence ATGCAAATGACAGGCAACACCATGGTGATTACAGGCGGCAATTCGGGCATCGGGCGAGCACTGGCGACAGCGTTCAAGGAACTCGGCAATACGGTCATCATCACAGGCCGCAATCAAAAGACGCTAGATGAAACCGTGGCCGCCCACCCCGGCATGAAAGCGGTGGCGCTTGACGTTAATAACGAGACCGATGTACGTCGTGTGGCGGCCCGACTCATGGAGGAGTATCCAGCGCTCAATACCGTGATTCACAACGCGGGCATCATGCAGGAAGAAGATCTGAAATCGGGTGAAACTGCTGCGGCTGTTTTGCAGATCACCACCAATCTCCTCGGCCCCATTCTGTTCAATTCAGCCTTGCTGCCTCATTTACTCAAGCAGCCGAACGCCACCATTTTGACTGTGTCCTCGGGGCTTGCCTTCGTGCCGCTGTCGCTCAATCCAACGTACAGCGCCACCAAGGCAGCCATCCATGCCTATACCCAGGCCATGCGCTACCAACTGGCAGACACCCCTGTTCAGGTCATCGAACTGGTGCCCCCCTATGTGCGGACAGGTTTACAGGGAGAGCGGCAGGCCAATGACCCCCACGCCATGCCGCTGGACGAGTATGTTGCTGAGACGATGAAACTTCTGCGCCAACAGCCGGAGGCTGAGGAAGTGCTCGTAGAACGGGTTCAACCGCAGCGTTTTGCGGAAAAGAGCGGCGAATACGCCGCCTTTTTCCAGCGCATGAACGACACGCTGACAACGGCACGCAAGTCGTAG
- a CDS encoding DUF302 domain-containing protein, whose protein sequence is MPAPADKHGVVVVRSSHPPTVTVDRLEALLHSKQFRIFARIDQALEAAQVGLILRPTILLLFGDPRSGTALMQASTTAALDLPLRIVAWQDDQQQSWVTYDDPAYLGYRHQLPDSLVAKINGIHSLVEVATAH, encoded by the coding sequence ATGCCTGCCCCAGCGGACAAGCACGGGGTGGTTGTCGTGCGCAGCTCACATCCCCCCACGGTAACTGTGGACCGTCTTGAAGCTTTGCTGCACAGCAAGCAATTCAGGATATTCGCACGAATTGATCAAGCACTGGAAGCCGCGCAGGTCGGATTGATCCTTCGTCCGACCATCCTGTTGTTATTCGGCGACCCTCGCAGCGGAACAGCCTTGATGCAGGCGTCGACGACGGCCGCGCTCGACCTGCCTCTCAGGATCGTTGCGTGGCAGGATGACCAGCAACAGTCGTGGGTGACGTATGACGATCCAGCGTACCTGGGCTACCGGCATCAACTGCCAGACTCCCTGGTGGCCAAGATCAACGGCATTCACTCGCTGGTCGAGGTGGCCACCGCCCACTGA
- a CDS encoding fibronectin type III domain-containing protein, with the protein MTERGMFKIGLLSLALCGFGTLASAQGTASPKSAVATRGDFTVKAAAASSRSITLSWSLGGTAAGFAVERIAEGGQPYTHLAALQSSARTFTDTGLQPGRTYGYRVQTYVDGTPLALEVFAITLPETSSGGGAPGGPSGGASGGPSSAPGAPSGSPPGDLNSAIAFKAFSDGEVLPPSKNERETLSGFRRIACATIPAASVPDLAVAERNVRDFVKQRLGAAVVNELGNLPSWRDPDAAKAVAATAVATRELPKAALAFLTAARLEPTNPDHLVNAAGVLNSLRLPNEALTLLNLAEKLKFENAPMGVPMSAIALNNRAHALNLLGRYADAESKLRAALKTAPYLSEANSNLVVSLWCRGDVEGAIKAQRASLRRTPDASAGVRDVPTGRDPAKPDLSPEEMPYRREAGQPFDMSGGHGWDLPRLKMPTSWHEAMAWGPTYDKFIQIDRQRGASGPNPPSDADDAPVTKRRRAQILEAIGSAVFEPGLRPLFNALTDTARAVDRQWTRGEPFEDFDIEGEEARLAECRRRFDAWILGVHPALVTFDNATARFADAHAKIVSALIANEGDPELRRVWAHREQEYLKGLFYNLSYKAYRVSQTADGVKHCFEGQPRREAEPLPEPVFDEVPHETTCRAMLGGAKFVLKLEILDVGISCSKFELKGSSPTGAIVTMSAPFLYNAPLTLFVGVEAKKKAPLNLATLDARTGIALMVGRDGIQDVAWQASVGLKAGLTFVLGKNAKGDTTEASTLEVGTRAGISIGVASGVQFETPKMP; encoded by the coding sequence ATGACTGAGCGAGGAATGTTCAAAATCGGCCTGCTGAGTCTCGCGTTGTGCGGCTTCGGCACGCTGGCGAGCGCGCAGGGGACCGCGTCACCGAAAAGCGCTGTGGCGACGCGTGGCGACTTCACCGTCAAGGCCGCCGCCGCAAGCAGCCGCAGTATTACCCTGTCCTGGTCCCTGGGAGGAACGGCCGCCGGATTCGCGGTCGAGCGTATTGCGGAGGGCGGTCAGCCATACACCCATCTCGCCGCCCTGCAAAGCTCCGCCCGCACCTTCACCGACACGGGTCTGCAGCCAGGTCGGACCTACGGCTACCGCGTGCAGACGTATGTGGACGGAACGCCGCTGGCCCTCGAGGTCTTCGCAATCACCCTGCCGGAAACCTCCAGTGGCGGCGGCGCACCCGGAGGCCCCAGTGGCGGCGCCTCAGGTGGTCCCTCCTCAGCGCCAGGTGCGCCGAGTGGTTCCCCGCCCGGCGATCTGAACTCCGCCATCGCCTTTAAGGCATTCAGTGACGGGGAAGTGCTGCCTCCGAGCAAGAACGAGCGTGAAACCCTGTCTGGCTTCAGACGGATCGCGTGCGCGACCATCCCCGCCGCGAGCGTTCCCGATCTCGCGGTGGCCGAGCGAAACGTGCGCGACTTCGTGAAACAGCGGCTCGGCGCAGCGGTCGTGAACGAACTCGGAAATCTGCCCTCATGGCGCGACCCCGACGCTGCGAAAGCAGTCGCCGCCACTGCCGTGGCGACTCGCGAACTTCCGAAAGCGGCCCTCGCGTTCCTCACGGCGGCGCGCCTCGAGCCGACCAATCCAGACCACCTCGTGAATGCGGCAGGTGTCCTGAACTCACTGCGACTGCCAAACGAGGCGCTGACCCTGCTGAATCTCGCGGAGAAGCTCAAGTTCGAGAATGCACCGATGGGCGTGCCCATGTCGGCCATTGCCCTCAACAACCGTGCGCACGCCCTGAACCTGCTGGGGCGCTACGCTGACGCCGAAAGCAAGCTGCGTGCTGCCTTAAAGACGGCGCCGTACCTGTCGGAGGCGAATTCGAACCTTGTGGTGTCGCTTTGGTGCCGGGGTGATGTGGAAGGGGCAATCAAAGCACAGCGCGCCAGCCTGCGCCGCACGCCCGACGCGTCGGCGGGGGTCAGGGACGTTCCGACCGGTCGAGATCCCGCCAAGCCCGACCTGTCTCCCGAGGAGATGCCGTACCGCCGCGAGGCGGGGCAGCCGTTTGACATGAGCGGCGGGCACGGCTGGGACCTGCCGCGCCTCAAGATGCCGACCTCGTGGCACGAGGCGATGGCATGGGGTCCGACGTACGACAAGTTCATACAGATCGACAGGCAAAGGGGAGCGAGCGGACCGAACCCTCCGAGTGATGCGGACGACGCGCCCGTGACGAAGCGGCGACGCGCCCAGATTCTTGAGGCGATCGGGAGCGCGGTGTTTGAGCCCGGACTTCGGCCACTGTTCAATGCCCTGACCGACACCGCGAGAGCAGTGGACCGGCAGTGGACGCGTGGCGAGCCGTTCGAGGATTTCGACATCGAGGGTGAGGAGGCGCGCCTCGCTGAATGCCGCCGCCGCTTCGACGCGTGGATCCTCGGGGTGCATCCTGCGCTCGTGACCTTCGACAACGCGACGGCGCGGTTCGCGGATGCACACGCGAAGATCGTTTCCGCCCTGATCGCCAACGAGGGAGATCCCGAGCTGCGGCGCGTATGGGCGCACCGAGAACAGGAGTATCTCAAGGGCCTGTTCTATAACCTGTCGTACAAGGCCTATCGCGTTTCTCAGACGGCCGACGGAGTAAAGCACTGCTTCGAGGGCCAGCCGCGCCGTGAGGCCGAACCGCTCCCCGAGCCAGTTTTCGATGAGGTGCCGCATGAGACGACGTGTAGGGCGATGCTCGGCGGAGCCAAGTTTGTCCTCAAGCTCGAAATTCTCGACGTCGGGATCAGTTGCAGCAAGTTCGAACTCAAGGGCAGTTCGCCGACCGGTGCCATTGTGACGATGTCCGCGCCGTTCCTGTACAACGCACCCCTCACTCTGTTCGTCGGGGTAGAAGCAAAGAAAAAGGCTCCCCTGAACCTTGCGACCCTCGATGCCCGCACTGGCATTGCCCTTATGGTCGGACGCGACGGCATCCAAGACGTGGCGTGGCAGGCGTCTGTCGGCCTCAAAGCAGGTCTGACCTTCGTCCTTGGGAAGAACGCGAAGGGCGATACGACGGAGGCCTCAACGCTGGAGGTCGGCACCCGCGCGGGCATCTCGATCGGGGTGGCATCGGGGGTCCAGTTCGAGACGCCCAAAATGCCCTGA
- a CDS encoding alpha/beta fold hydrolase: MKRLSMLLGIALACSSLTNAQPVGDPSKLPLPDATLVSVNGANLAVRCDGAAHTGQPIVVLVAGQGVPAVSWVAPPPEEMQAAVMWRPPFGARQPVQPALAAITRTCVYDRPGLGSSGDLPDATPRTLTDAVNDLHTLLSTLSPDQPVVLVGHSVGGLIAFEYARAHGSRVAGLVLVDATHPDERQRLAWLFPPNAEREARLIAQHPEHLDVRAATSRGSDAVPTGTLGALPIAVLTRTNGMDAATARQFGVDGSPAMLARWRRDHWSLAVEYAAASSRGTLVSANDSGHFIGFDQPDLIVAAVQRLLEDRRTLP; the protein is encoded by the coding sequence ATGAAACGACTGTCAATGCTGCTCGGAATTGCCCTCGCCTGCTCCTCCTTGACGAACGCTCAACCCGTGGGCGATCCATCCAAGCTTCCACTGCCGGATGCAACCCTCGTGAGCGTGAACGGTGCGAACCTCGCCGTGCGCTGTGACGGGGCGGCGCACACCGGACAACCGATCGTCGTGCTGGTGGCCGGTCAGGGCGTCCCCGCCGTGTCCTGGGTGGCGCCGCCACCTGAGGAGATGCAGGCGGCGGTGATGTGGCGTCCGCCGTTCGGCGCGAGACAGCCCGTCCAGCCTGCCCTCGCTGCCATCACACGCACGTGCGTGTATGACCGCCCGGGACTCGGCAGCAGCGGTGACCTACCCGATGCCACTCCCCGTACCCTCACCGACGCCGTGAACGACTTGCACACCTTGCTGAGCACGCTCAGCCCTGATCAGCCCGTCGTGCTCGTCGGGCATTCTGTCGGCGGATTGATCGCGTTCGAGTACGCGCGTGCCCATGGCTCACGTGTGGCCGGGCTGGTGCTCGTGGACGCCACACATCCCGACGAACGTCAACGCCTCGCGTGGCTCTTTCCCCCGAACGCCGAGCGTGAAGCGCGCTTGATCGCGCAGCACCCCGAGCACCTTGACGTGCGGGCGGCGACATCGCGAGGCTCAGATGCTGTCCCCACCGGGACGCTGGGCGCCCTGCCAATAGCGGTTCTGACGCGCACCAACGGCATGGACGCTGCCACGGCCCGGCAATTCGGCGTGGACGGTTCTCCCGCGATGCTGGCCCGCTGGCGGCGGGACCACTGGTCCCTGGCCGTCGAGTACGCGGCTGCATCTTCACGCGGCACCCTCGTCAGCGCGAACGACAGCGGGCACTTTATTGGCTTCGATCAGCCCGACCTTATCGTCGCGGCGGTCCAGCGCCTCCTGGAAGACCGCCGCACCTTGCCTTGA